In Candidatus Eisenbacteria bacterium, the sequence GCGCCGGCCCGCCTCGTCCCACGTCGCGAGCACGCTCGCGAATCGCTCCCGCAGCTCGCTCGCGCGTGCGTGCTCGGCGAGCCCGCCGCCGCCGTCCGCGGCGAGGAGGTTCTGCTCCAGCTCCTCGCGTACCTTCTGATAGCGACTCGGCACGGGCTCGTGCTCGCGGATCGCGGGGATCAGCTCCATCGAGCTCACCTGGTCGTAGCGTTCGCGCACGACGCGGAACGGCGACAGCTCGCGCAGCTTCCGATCCGCCTCGGTCAGCGCCTGCAGGCCCTGGGCCCGCTCGGCCTCGATCGCGGCGATGGCGGCCTCGTGCTCCTTGCGGAGCCGCTGCACCTGCTCGTCGTGCTTCTCGCGCAGGATGCGCAGCGCGTCCTCGTAGCGCTCGCCGGCCGAGCTGGATCCCTGGAGCTTCCCGGCGGTGCGGATCCACTCGTTCTCCATCTCGGAACGGGCGAGGAACTCGGGGTTGCCGCCCAGCAGGATGTCGGTGCCGCGGCCGGCCATGTTGGTCGCGATCGTCACCTGGCCGAAGCGACCGGCCTGGGCGATGATGTTCGCCTCGGCCTCGTGGTTGATGGCGTTCAGCACGTTGTGCTTGACGCCCGCCTTCTTGAGCAGCTTCGAGACGTATTCGGACTTCTCGACGGACGTCGTCCCGACCAGGACCGGCTGGCCCTTGTCGTGGCAGTCGCGGATCTCGCCCACGACGGCGTCGAACTTCTCCCGCTCGCTCTTGTAGACCACGTCGGCGTGGTCGGTCCGCCGCATGACCTTGTTCGGCGGCATCACGACCACGTCGAGCTTGTAGATCTTCTGGAACTCGACGGCCTCGGTGTCCGCCGTGCCGGTCATGCCGGCGAGCTTCGCGTACATGCGGAAGTAGTTCTGGATGGTGACGGTCGCGAGCGTCTGGTTCTCGCTCTCGATCCGCGCGCCCTCCTTCGCCTCGACCGCCTGGTGCAGGCCGTCCGACCAGCGGCGGCCCGGCATCAAGCGTCCGGTGAACTCGTCGACGATGATGACCTCGCCGTCCTTCACCACGTAGTCGACGTCGCGCTTGAAGAGCGTGTGCGCGCGCAACGCCTGCTGGACGTGGTGCAGCGAGTCGATCTGGCTCGGGTCGTAGAGGTTCGCGACCCCGAGCAGGCGCTCGCACTTCGCGATGCCCTCCTCGGTCAAAGTCACGTTCTTGTGCTTCTCGTCGATCGTGAAGTCGGTCTCCTTGGTGAGCCGCGGGATGATGCGGTTCACCTGGTAGTAGCGTTCGCTCGACTGCTCGGCCGGTCCCGAGATGATGAGCGGCGTGCGCGCCTCGTCGATGAGGATGTTGTCGACCTCGTCGACGATCGCGAAGTTCAGCTCGCGCTGGACGTACTCCTCGAGGCTGAACTTCATGTTGTCGCGCAGGTAGTCGAACCCGAACTCGTTGTTCGTCCCGTAGGTGATGTCGGCGCGGTAGGCCTCGCGCCGCTCGACCGGCCGCAGGTGCAGCAGCCGGTAGTCCTTCGGGATGTAGAGCGGGTCGAAGACGAGGCTCGCGTCGTGGATGATCGAGCCGACGGTGAGGCCGAGGAAGGAGTAGATCGGCCCCATCCACTGCACGTCGCGCCGGGCGAGGTAGTCGTTCACGGTGACGAGGTGGGCGCCCTTGCCGGTGAGCGCGTTCAGGTAGAGCGGCAGGGTGGCGACCAGGGTCTTGCCCTCGCCGGTCTTCATCTCGGCGATCTTGCCCTGGTGCAGCACGATGCCGCCCAGGCACTGCACGTCGTAGTGGCGGAGCCCGATCGTCCGGCGCCCCGCCTCCCGCACGGCCGCGAAGGCCTCGGGCAGGATCTCGTCGAGCGTCGCCTCCTCGGCGGCCAGCTTGGCCTTCCACTCGGCCGTCATGGCCGGAAAGGCCTCCGCCGGCAGCGCCTCCATCCGCGCCTCGAGGTCGTTGATCTCGTAGACGATGGGCCACAGCCGCTTCAGCAGCCGGTCGTTGGCGCTGCCGAACAGCTTGGTCAGGATCGTCGCCATCGGGAACGCGGCATTGTTTCTGCCGGTCCGCGAGAGGTCAAGGATGCCGAGCCGAGACTTCGTCTCGGCTCGGGGGTGAGGGTGTGGGGTGGGTGGCTCGCGCGAGCGGGGTGCCGCGGCCGGCCAAGCCGGCGCGGCAATACGGGGACGAGCGACCAGCGAGCAGCGAGGCGCCTCCAGGCTCGCCCGGCGACCCTGGCAGGTAAACTGCGACTACAGTATCTTCTTGCGTCGTTCATTCAGATGCGCCTCGCCACACTGCGCGCGCTTCGCGTCGCCCACCGAGCGATCGGCCGAGTCCTGCCGGCCGGGGCGTTTTCGTTCCAACGCTTCTCCTAGCCCCAAAGCCACGAGCCCGCGAGGCGGCGCGTCGCGAGGTCGGGGACGAGGCGGAGGCGCCTGCGAAGCGGCGCGACGAGAAGTAAGGGCCATGACGGGCCGCGTGTCTTCTCGCGCGGCGGAGCCGAAGCCGAAGCCTCGTCCCCGACCTCGCGGCACCGACTCGCGCGGCCTCAGCGCTCGATCCGGACGGCCGACTCGACACGCGCCCCGAAGAAGCGCTGACCGACCCGCACGAAGCGCTCCGGCGTGTCGGTGACGAAGAAGCTCGCGCGGCTGGCGCCGTCCGTCCGGCGGAGCCCGGCGGCGTCGAGCTCGGCCACCACGACGCGCGCCGTCTCTTCCGCGGAGTCGACGATCGCGACCTCGGTGCCCATGACGTGCGCGATGAGGGGCTTCAAGAGCGGGTAGTGCGTGCAGCCGAGGATCAGCGTGTCGATGCCGCTGCGAGCGAGGCTCGTGAGGTACGTCTCCGTGACCTGGCGCGCGATGGGGCCGTCGGTCCAGCCCTCCTCGGCGAGGGGGACGAAGAGCGGACAGGCGCGGGTGTAGATCTCCAGCGAGGGCGCGAGCGCGCGGAGCGCCCGCGTGTAGGCGCCGGACGCGATCGTGGCGTCGGTACCGATCACACCGACCCGGTGGGTCCGGGTGCGCGCGACGGCGGCGCGCGCTCCGGGCTCGATCACGCCCACGACGGGCACGTCGCAGCGCGCGCGGATCGCGTCGAGCGCCACCGACGACGCCGAGTTGCATGCCACCACCAGCAGCTTGACGCCGCGGCCGACCAGGAACTCGACGTTCTCCAGCGAATACTGCGTGATCACCTCGGCCGACTTCGTGCCGTAGGGATAGCGGCCGGTGTCGCCGAAGTAGATCGTCTCCTCGTGCGGCAGGGTCTTCACGATCTCGTGGAGCACCGTGAGCCCGCCCACGCCGGAGTCGA encodes:
- the secA gene encoding preprotein translocase subunit SecA; the protein is MATILTKLFGSANDRLLKRLWPIVYEINDLEARMEALPAEAFPAMTAEWKAKLAAEEATLDEILPEAFAAVREAGRRTIGLRHYDVQCLGGIVLHQGKIAEMKTGEGKTLVATLPLYLNALTGKGAHLVTVNDYLARRDVQWMGPIYSFLGLTVGSIIHDASLVFDPLYIPKDYRLLHLRPVERREAYRADITYGTNNEFGFDYLRDNMKFSLEEYVQRELNFAIVDEVDNILIDEARTPLIISGPAEQSSERYYQVNRIIPRLTKETDFTIDEKHKNVTLTEEGIAKCERLLGVANLYDPSQIDSLHHVQQALRAHTLFKRDVDYVVKDGEVIIVDEFTGRLMPGRRWSDGLHQAVEAKEGARIESENQTLATVTIQNYFRMYAKLAGMTGTADTEAVEFQKIYKLDVVVMPPNKVMRRTDHADVVYKSEREKFDAVVGEIRDCHDKGQPVLVGTTSVEKSEYVSKLLKKAGVKHNVLNAINHEAEANIIAQAGRFGQVTIATNMAGRGTDILLGGNPEFLARSEMENEWIRTAGKLQGSSSAGERYEDALRILREKHDEQVQRLRKEHEAAIAAIEAERAQGLQALTEADRKLRELSPFRVVRERYDQVSSMELIPAIREHEPVPSRYQKVREELEQNLLAADGGGGLAEHARASELRERFASVLATWDEAGRRTEDLARELSDARAEYERGIADLEVAILVKGPGAGNGDLSSWRTAYVDAEQTYHDAERRYEELRGPYEDAMRAAEQDYESQRAQYVSVVEQLREDLQKAPQEYDARFKTILAKYQETCAGERDKVVEAGGLHIIGTERHEARRIDNQLRGRAGRQGDPGSSRFYLSLEDDLLRIFGADRMQNIMQRLGMEEGVPIEHRFVTRAILNAQEKVEAHNFDIRKHLLEYDDVLNKQREVIYGRRREILTKESLREDVVEIAQGLAADLVQEHLGGDEPEDGHDWKTFDDAVFTQFNFRLQVPEAERETIAPRQLGGVLQERVAEAYAHREQQYGEPIVRYLERLIWLQTLDALWREHLLAMDHLKEGIGLRGYGQKNPLQEYQKEGYDLFEDMIRRMEADIVEKLWSVQVHVGGQAAGAPGAPPAAAPATGGAAMPREIVEAERRRQQAQQKIRLTHASPAAEGGEAPAKVETIRRDTEKVGRNDPCPCGSGKKYKKCHGQAA
- the murI gene encoding glutamate racemase, yielding MSRERAIGVFDSGVGGLTVLHEIVKTLPHEETIYFGDTGRYPYGTKSAEVITQYSLENVEFLVGRGVKLLVVACNSASSVALDAIRARCDVPVVGVIEPGARAAVARTRTHRVGVIGTDATIASGAYTRALRALAPSLEIYTRACPLFVPLAEEGWTDGPIARQVTETYLTSLARSGIDTLILGCTHYPLLKPLIAHVMGTEVAIVDSAEETARVVVAELDAAGLRRTDGASRASFFVTDTPERFVRVGQRFFGARVESAVRIER